Proteins encoded together in one Benincasa hispida cultivar B227 chromosome 1, ASM972705v1, whole genome shotgun sequence window:
- the LOC120083105 gene encoding probable acylpyruvase FAHD1, mitochondrial, translating into MAAAYANLLNVGTKIIAVGRNYAAHAKELGNAVPKEPVLFMKPTSSYLQNGGTIEIPHPLKSLDHEVELAVVISQRARDVPEASAMDYVGGYALALDMTAREIQASAKSAGLPWTVAKGQDTFTPISSILSKASIPDPDDLELWLKVDDEFRQKGSTKDMIFKIPYLISHISSLMTLLEGDVILTGTPSGVGPVKAGQKVTAGITNIIDVHFNVENRRKP; encoded by the exons ATGGCAGCGGCTTACGCGAATCTTCTGAATGTCGGAACCAAGATCATCGCCGTCGGCCGGAACTACGCCGCCCATGCCAAAGAACTAGGCAACGCCGTCCCCAAG GAGCCTGTTTTGTTTATGAAACCCACGTCGTCTTACTTGCAAAATGGAGGGACGATCGAGATTCCTCACCCTCTGAAGTCTTTGGATCACGAGGTTGAGCTCGCCGTCGTAATCTCCCAGAGAGCTCGTGATGTTCCTGAAGCCTCCGCCATGGATTATGTTGGGG GTTATGCTCTTGCACTGGACATGACTGCCCGAGAAATCCAAGCTTCTGCAAAG TCTGCAGGCCTTCCATGGACAGTAGCTAAAGGGCAGGACACCTTTACACCCATCAGTTCTATT CTGTCCAAGGCATCAATCCCTGATCCGGATGATTTAGAATTGTGGTTAAAG GTAGACGATGAATTTCGACAGAAGGGCTCAACCAAGGATATGATCTTTAAAATCCCATACCTCATTAGCCACATAAGTTCGCTCATGACCCTTCTTGAAGGAGATGTGATACTGACAG GAACTCCCTCAGGCGTTGGCCCAGTGAAGGCAGGTCAGAAGGTGACAGCAGGAATAACAAATATCATAGACGTTCATTTCAATGTCGAAAATCGGAGGAAACCATAA
- the LOC120083097 gene encoding epoxide hydrolase A-like, with the protein MAELINGYLAKVTLNRCVDFFRQFLRKMFDFPIPTPPIIESSDHQTESSKMENYQIEIATIHHRTLSVNGINLHVAEKGESGPLILFIHGFPELWYSWRHQILDLASRGYRAVAPDLRGYGDSDSPPSVTDYTCFHIVGDLIALIDAIVGVEEKVFVVAHDWGAVIAWNLCLYRPDRIRALVNLSVTFNRRSPKRKPIESLRALYGDDYYICRFQEPGEIEAEFDEVGTERIMTEILSYRIPKPLMMPKGRGRGKGHPLDTPNPLPPWLTQQDMDYYVSKFDKNGFTGPINYYRNLDRNWELNAPFTGAQVKVPTKFIVGDLDLTYNSFGAKQYIHSGEMKKDVPFLEEVVVMEGVGHFLQELMRSASTSMNSLRTTSSLRIILVFLFYLHNKDCLNPGTLSTIVLLNSMPMVVKCKKCTSNLMV; encoded by the exons ATGGCAGAGTTGATTAATGGCTATTTAGCGAAAGTGACGTTGAATCGATGTGTGGATTTTTTTCGGCAGTTTCTTCGCAAAATGTTCGATTTCCCCATTCCCACACCGCCTATAATAGAGTCATCAGATCACCAAACAGAATCCTCAAAAATGGAGAATTATCAAATCGAGATCGCGACAATTCACCACAGAACTCTGAGCGTCAATGGAATCAACCTCCACGTAGCCGAGAAAGGCGAATCAGGTCCACTAATTCTCTTCATCCATGGTTTCCCCGAGCTCTGGTATTCATGGCGTCACCAGATCCTCGATCTCGCCTCCCGCGGCTACCGTGCCGTCGCCCCTGACCTCCGCGGCTACGGAGACTCCGATTCACCACCGTCGGTTACCGATTACACTTGTTTCCACATCGTAGGCGATTTGATTGCGCTAATTGACGCCATTGTTGGAGTAGAAGAGAAGGTTTTCGTTGTGGCTCATGATTGGGGGGCGGTTATTGCTTGGAATCTTTGTCTGTATCGGCCGGATCGAATTAGAGCGTTGGTGAATTTGAGCGTCACTTTCAATCGACGAAGCCCTAAGAGAAAACCGATTGAATCGCTCAGAGCTCTGTATGGCGATGATTACTACATTTGCAGAtttcag GAGCCTGGAGAAATAGAGGCTGAGTTTGACGAGGTTGGCACTGAAAGGATTATGACTGAAATTCTGAGTTATCGCATTCCAAAGCCACTGATGATGCCTAAAGGCAGAGGCAGAGGCAAAGGCCACCCTCTGGATACTCCCAATCCTTTGCCTCCATGGTTAACACAGCAAGACATGGACTATTACGTCTccaaatttgataaaaatggCTTCACTGGCCCAATCAACTACTACCGAAATCTCGACAG gaactgggaactcaatgCTCCATTCACAGGGGCTCAAGTGAAAGTTCCAACAAAGTTCATTGTGGGTGACCTTGATCTTACCTACAATTCTTTTGGAGCTAAACAGTATATACACAGTGGGGAGATGAAGAAAGATGTACCCTTTCTTGAAGAGGTTGTTGTAATGGAAGGCGTAGGTCACTTCCTCCAAGAGCTCATGAGATCAGCGAGCACATCTATGAATTCATTAAGAACTACTAGTTCTCTTAGGATTATTCTggttttccttttctatttgcATAATAAGGATTGCTTGAACCCAGGCACTCTCTCTACTATTGTACTTCTTAATTCAATGCCTATGGTAGTTAAATGCAAAAAATGTACTTCAAATTTAATGGTGTAA